The Hydrogenobacter thermophilus TK-6 genome window below encodes:
- a CDS encoding DUF202 domain-containing protein: MLIAKRLPSAKDARIYMSVERTYLGYIRFSLYTLSFAVFLRKLEVLADITQKIHVSVLLEHVAIGLSIVGTLFIVAGIITFYFDIKYIEGGIEVSPKEVTDPRIYMAAERTFLAWIRTSIALIVFGFVIEKFEFFLEQLERVFNIHLKGDHRSLVGIGVFIILIGLFTLVIGTINFYRTIRQVDAGYYRTHTWLYKTYGAIIFLACLVLTFYVLKII; the protein is encoded by the coding sequence ATGCTGATAGCTAAGCGCCTTCCGTCCGCAAAGGATGCACGTATATACATGTCTGTTGAGAGAACTTACTTAGGCTATATAAGGTTTTCTCTTTACACTCTGTCCTTTGCGGTTTTCCTAAGAAAGCTGGAAGTGCTTGCTGACATTACGCAGAAAATACATGTATCGGTACTATTGGAGCATGTAGCTATAGGTCTGTCCATAGTAGGAACTTTATTTATCGTTGCAGGTATAATCACCTTTTATTTTGACATAAAATACATAGAAGGAGGTATAGAAGTGTCTCCAAAAGAAGTCACAGACCCGAGGATTTACATGGCTGCAGAAAGGACCTTCTTAGCTTGGATAAGAACTTCCATAGCTCTCATAGTCTTTGGCTTTGTTATTGAGAAGTTTGAGTTTTTCTTGGAACAGCTGGAAAGGGTTTTTAACATACATCTGAAAGGTGATCACAGAAGCCTCGTAGGTATAGGTGTCTTCATAATACTCATAGGACTTTTTACGCTGGTAATAGGCACCATAAACTTTTATAGAACTATAAGGCAGGTGGATGCTGGTTACTATAGAACGCATACATGGCTTTACAAAACTTACGGAGCCATCATATTTTTAGCCTGTCTCGTGCTTACCTTTTATGTGCTAAAGATCATCTAA
- the purB gene encoding adenylosuccinate lyase, with protein MIERYTREEIGRVWSELNKFKKWLEVELSVCNAWAKLGRIPSEALMNIKNSVYVNEEVLQKIKEYEKVYKHDMLAFISAISEQIPSYSHYFHMGLTSSDVVDTALALQMREALSIIIKDVEDVLEELKRLSFEHKDTIMMGRTHGVHAEPITLGVKFAVWYDEMKRNKDRLLGAYNSVSYGKLSGAVGTYSNIDPEVEKLALEELGLKAEPASTQVVHRDRHADLMYAIACTATSLEKFATEIRHLQRTEVLELQEPFTEGQRGSSAMPHKKNPIHAERICGLARVVRSNLLVALENMVLWHERDISHSSAERIIIPDATIALDYMLNIFLEILRGLVVSRERMLKNMDLSYGLYASSKVLVKLMEKGMARDRAYDLVQKCAMKSWEEKTLFKDILLSHEEVSRWLTPQEIEEITDPRSYLKNVDYIYQKVFGSC; from the coding sequence ATGATAGAGCGCTACACAAGAGAGGAGATAGGAAGAGTTTGGTCTGAGCTGAATAAGTTCAAAAAGTGGCTTGAGGTAGAGCTATCAGTTTGCAACGCCTGGGCAAAGCTTGGCAGGATACCCTCAGAGGCTCTCATGAATATTAAAAACAGCGTGTATGTGAACGAAGAGGTGCTTCAGAAAATAAAAGAGTATGAGAAGGTTTACAAGCACGACATGCTCGCCTTTATATCCGCCATATCAGAGCAGATACCTTCATACTCGCATTACTTCCACATGGGGCTTACCTCCTCCGATGTGGTGGATACAGCTTTGGCTCTTCAGATGAGAGAAGCGCTAAGCATAATAATCAAAGATGTGGAAGATGTGCTTGAAGAGCTAAAAAGACTCTCCTTTGAACACAAAGATACCATCATGATGGGTAGAACGCACGGAGTGCATGCAGAACCTATAACTCTTGGAGTGAAGTTTGCAGTTTGGTATGACGAGATGAAAAGAAACAAAGATAGGCTCTTAGGAGCTTACAATAGCGTATCTTACGGTAAGCTTTCAGGTGCTGTAGGCACTTACTCTAACATTGACCCAGAGGTTGAAAAGCTTGCCCTTGAGGAGCTGGGACTAAAGGCGGAACCTGCCAGCACTCAGGTGGTACACAGGGACAGACACGCAGACCTTATGTATGCTATTGCTTGCACCGCCACATCCCTTGAGAAGTTTGCCACAGAAATAAGACACCTGCAAAGGACGGAAGTGTTGGAACTTCAGGAGCCTTTTACAGAGGGACAGAGAGGATCCTCCGCCATGCCTCACAAAAAGAATCCCATACACGCAGAGCGCATATGCGGTCTTGCAAGAGTGGTAAGGTCTAATCTCCTTGTAGCTCTTGAAAACATGGTGCTGTGGCACGAAAGGGACATATCCCACTCTTCAGCAGAGAGGATCATCATTCCAGACGCCACCATAGCCTTGGATTACATGCTAAACATCTTTCTAGAAATATTAAGAGGTCTTGTTGTGAGCAGGGAGAGAATGCTAAAAAATATGGACCTGTCCTATGGACTTTACGCATCTTCCAAGGTGCTTGTGAAACTCATGGAAAAAGGTATGGCAAGGGACAGAGCCTACGACCTTGTTCAAAAGTGCGCCATGAAAAGTTGGGAGGAAAAAACACTCTTCAAGGATATCTTACTCTCTCACGAAGAAGTCTCTCGGTGGCTTACCCCCCAGGAGATAGAAGAGATAACAGATCCCCGTAGCTACTTAAAAAATGTGGATTACATATACCAAAAGGTATTTGGGTCATGCTGA
- a CDS encoding DUF29 domain-containing protein, whose product MRTLSKEELKKLYDEDFPLWAEINLQLLKEKAYHLVDWENLLEEIEDMANRHLDACISQLARILEHLYKWDNLRKLAGGEYASRSWIWGVENARKEILKLFDRYPSLRNKLPLELTTAWKWARRDLEYWLKKNGYDPNKFHIPEECPYTYEKAMSRDLKE is encoded by the coding sequence ATGAGAACACTCAGCAAAGAAGAACTCAAAAAGCTATACGACGAGGACTTCCCTCTGTGGGCTGAGATAAACCTGCAACTTCTTAAAGAGAAGGCTTACCATCTTGTGGACTGGGAGAACCTCTTAGAGGAGATAGAAGATATGGCAAATAGACATCTTGATGCTTGTATAAGCCAGCTTGCGAGAATTTTGGAGCATCTTTACAAGTGGGACAACCTCAGAAAATTAGCGGGGGGAGAGTATGCGAGTAGAAGCTGGATATGGGGCGTGGAAAATGCAAGAAAAGAGATATTAAAGCTATTTGATAGGTATCCCAGCCTGAGAAACAAACTGCCTCTTGAATTAACCACTGCATGGAAGTGGGCAAGACGAGATCTTGAATATTGGCTTAAGAAGAACGGATATGACCCAAACAAATTCCACATCCCAGAAGAATGCCCATACACTTACGAGAAAGCTATGAGCAGAGATTTAAAGGAATAG
- the purF gene encoding amidophosphoribosyltransferase, giving the protein MCGIFGIFNVEHAEKYAFYGIYALQHRGQESVGIAVSDYERLRVVKKPGLVLEALTAKDMEHLKGSIAIAHVRYSTSGDSTEINAQPLIRETSLGQVALVHNGNLVNYKTLRSSLQEKGFNFYHTSDSELFLALLDAGEYVPEHIKVHPEDAKIMPKVFYALHQVKGAYSLIYMFKDRLIVARDPYGFRPLLIGRSKNAILFASESCAFDILGAELWREVKPGEVIVVDKKGMRTYQLFRQEKKAMCIFEFVYFSKPEVFLFGDWAYRVRKAMGMALAKEDDVDADIVVPVPDSGVVPAIGYSQEKGIPLEFGIIRNHYIGRSFIEPTQELRNIKVLMKLNPNRAVLEGKRVIVIDDSLVRGTTSKKIVSMLRKAGAKEIHLRIASPPVIGPCYYGIDTPTKEELIASRLSIEDIRQFIGADSLRYLSLEGLKSCVKNPQDFCDACFSGVYPVEYEDKALRMR; this is encoded by the coding sequence ATGTGCGGTATATTTGGAATTTTCAATGTAGAGCATGCGGAGAAGTATGCCTTTTATGGTATATACGCCTTACAGCACAGGGGTCAAGAGAGTGTAGGTATTGCGGTATCTGACTACGAGAGGTTAAGGGTAGTTAAAAAGCCCGGCTTGGTTCTTGAAGCTCTGACAGCAAAGGATATGGAGCATCTAAAGGGAAGTATAGCCATAGCCCATGTAAGATACTCTACTTCGGGTGATAGCACAGAAATCAACGCTCAGCCTCTGATCAGGGAAACCTCCCTTGGACAGGTAGCTCTTGTTCACAACGGAAATTTGGTAAATTACAAAACTCTGAGGTCATCTCTGCAGGAGAAGGGATTCAATTTTTACCACACATCTGACAGTGAGCTTTTTTTGGCTCTGCTGGACGCCGGAGAGTACGTGCCTGAGCATATAAAAGTGCATCCAGAAGATGCAAAGATCATGCCCAAAGTCTTTTATGCTCTTCATCAGGTAAAGGGTGCTTACAGCCTAATATACATGTTTAAAGATAGACTGATAGTAGCCAGAGACCCATACGGATTTAGACCTCTGCTTATCGGGAGATCAAAAAACGCGATACTTTTTGCCTCAGAGAGCTGCGCTTTTGACATCTTGGGAGCAGAGCTTTGGAGGGAGGTAAAGCCCGGTGAGGTGATAGTGGTGGATAAAAAAGGCATGCGTACCTATCAGCTTTTCAGGCAGGAAAAGAAAGCCATGTGCATATTTGAGTTCGTTTACTTCTCAAAGCCGGAGGTCTTTCTCTTTGGAGATTGGGCATACAGGGTGAGGAAAGCTATGGGTATGGCGCTTGCCAAAGAGGATGATGTGGATGCGGATATAGTGGTGCCTGTGCCAGATTCTGGTGTAGTTCCAGCCATAGGGTACTCCCAAGAGAAAGGCATACCTCTTGAGTTTGGCATCATAAGAAATCACTACATTGGCAGGAGCTTTATAGAACCAACGCAGGAACTCAGAAATATTAAAGTCCTGATGAAGCTAAATCCCAACAGAGCAGTTCTTGAAGGCAAAAGGGTCATAGTCATAGATGATTCCTTGGTAAGGGGGACCACTTCAAAAAAGATAGTAAGCATGCTTAGAAAAGCCGGTGCCAAAGAGATACACCTCAGGATAGCATCACCTCCCGTTATAGGACCTTGCTACTATGGTATTGACACTCCTACCAAAGAGGAACTAATAGCCAGCAGGCTCAGTATAGAGGACATAAGGCAATTTATAGGTGCTGATTCTTTAAGATACCTATCTCTGGAGGGGCTTAAAAGTTGCGTTAAAAACCCCCAGGACTTCTGTGATGCTTGCTTTAGTGGTGTTTACCCTGTAGAGTACGAAGATAAGGCATTGCGTATGCGTTGA
- the kdsA gene encoding 3-deoxy-8-phosphooctulonate synthase, whose protein sequence is MIIIAGPCVIENEKVVFQVAQELKRLSELYPEFSFVFKSSFDKANRSSVKSFRGPGLEKGLEILSKVKEEFGLKITTDVHETWQVEPVSQVVDIIQIPAFLSRQTDLLVASAKTGKPVNVKKGQFLAPWDVKNVVEKLMYAGAKEYYITERGVSFGYNNLVVDFRSLVIMSSFTKVIFDATHSVQLPGGAGDKSSGQREFVLPLIRAAVAVGCDGIFMETHPDPDSALSDGPNMLPLNSLESVLETIQRIRNALSSYSTG, encoded by the coding sequence ATGATCATAATAGCTGGACCTTGCGTGATAGAAAACGAAAAGGTAGTTTTTCAGGTGGCACAGGAGTTAAAACGCCTTTCTGAGCTTTATCCTGAATTTTCCTTTGTTTTTAAGTCTTCCTTTGATAAGGCTAACAGGTCTTCTGTGAAGTCCTTCAGAGGTCCTGGTCTTGAGAAGGGGCTTGAGATACTCAGTAAGGTAAAGGAAGAGTTTGGTCTTAAGATTACCACAGATGTGCACGAAACTTGGCAGGTAGAACCTGTTTCTCAGGTGGTGGACATCATACAGATACCCGCCTTTTTAAGCAGGCAAACAGACTTGCTGGTGGCATCAGCCAAAACCGGAAAGCCTGTAAATGTAAAAAAGGGTCAGTTTTTGGCACCTTGGGATGTGAAGAATGTGGTGGAAAAGTTAATGTACGCAGGTGCTAAAGAGTACTACATAACAGAGAGGGGGGTCTCCTTTGGTTATAACAACTTAGTGGTGGATTTTAGAAGCCTTGTCATTATGTCAAGCTTTACCAAGGTAATTTTTGACGCAACCCACAGCGTCCAGCTTCCGGGAGGTGCAGGTGATAAATCTTCTGGTCAGAGGGAGTTTGTTCTGCCTCTTATCCGTGCTGCGGTAGCGGTAGGGTGTGATGGGATATTTATGGAAACGCATCCAGACCCAGATAGCGCCCTCTCGGATGGTCCAAACATGTTGCCTTTAAACTCCTTAGAAAGCGTTCTTGAAACTATTCAACGCATACGCAATGCCTTATCTTCGTACTCTACAGGGTAA
- a CDS encoding glycine--tRNA ligase subunit alpha, with protein MYFQDIIMNLQKFWAQKGCAVWQPYDIETGAGTMNPATFLKVLGPKGWNVAYVEPSRRPKDGRYGENPNRLQHYFQFQVILKPAPEDPQEIYLESLKALGIDPSEHDIRFVEDDWESPTLGAWGLGWEVWLDGMEITQFTYFQQAGGLDLEEISVEITYGLERIAMYLQDVGSVFDIKWNEWLTYGEVFKKAEYEWSLYNFEKSDHNLLFELYERYEGEVKRLISEKLVMPAYDYLLKCSHTFNLLDAKGVISVQERARYIRRMNSLAKEIAKLYLDIYR; from the coding sequence ATGTACTTTCAGGACATCATTATGAACCTCCAGAAGTTTTGGGCTCAGAAGGGGTGCGCTGTATGGCAACCTTACGACATAGAAACGGGCGCCGGGACTATGAATCCTGCCACCTTTTTGAAAGTGCTGGGACCAAAAGGCTGGAATGTGGCATATGTGGAGCCTTCAAGGAGACCCAAGGATGGAAGATACGGTGAGAACCCCAACAGACTTCAGCACTACTTTCAGTTTCAGGTGATCCTAAAGCCTGCACCTGAGGACCCTCAGGAGATCTACCTGGAGAGTCTGAAGGCTCTGGGCATAGACCCTTCGGAGCATGACATTAGGTTTGTGGAGGATGACTGGGAGTCTCCCACCTTGGGAGCTTGGGGGCTTGGCTGGGAGGTTTGGCTTGACGGTATGGAGATAACCCAGTTTACCTACTTTCAGCAGGCGGGAGGGTTGGACCTTGAAGAGATTTCGGTGGAGATCACTTACGGACTTGAAAGGATCGCCATGTACCTTCAGGATGTAGGAAGCGTGTTTGATATAAAGTGGAACGAGTGGCTAACTTACGGGGAAGTTTTCAAAAAAGCAGAGTACGAGTGGAGCCTCTATAACTTTGAGAAGTCTGACCATAATCTGCTCTTTGAACTTTACGAGAGGTACGAGGGTGAGGTCAAAAGGCTCATCTCTGAAAAGCTTGTGATGCCGGCGTATGACTATCTTCTCAAGTGTTCTCACACTTTTAACCTGCTGGATGCAAAAGGTGTTATCTCTGTTCAGGAGAGGGCAAGGTACATAAGAAGGATGAACAGTCTTGCAAAGGAGATAGCTAAGCTTTATCTTGATATCTACAGATGA
- a CDS encoding Rne/Rng family ribonuclease → MAKNLIVLSDQERFFSLLIDDGEVSKIKVERRGATRLVDSIFKGKVKKLVKGMDGVFVDIGLEKEAYLPIKQNCKKNGEEIKPVRVGEEVLVQVVREPVGEKGAKLTSRIRLVGKYLIYLPNANDVKFSSRLEEEDRERLKAIAIEVLPRYGFSCGVIFRRHASKASEEEIIKDIDSLKRLWLKILKKFSAQKKPGLLLEEYPNYIKMIKDHWYELGEMVVDNPYVWNDIVSFLEEFEPSLVKKVVYVKDVSAYINRYRIHDTFRKMLSKYVWLRGGGYIVIEETEAMTVIDVNSGEPYGESHEENALNTNLEAAKEIAKHIMLRDIGGIIVIDFIDMKRQENRDLVIRTLQESFGEEACNVQIYGFTRLGLLEMARKKSGESVSSLLTESCPLCKGRGKVRGKSLLAFELEKDLRRESHGVIDLHVNPQSADTVRSVIEKNGFKYVNMVEDANVEYNDYEIHYRT, encoded by the coding sequence ATGGCAAAAAACTTGATAGTGCTCTCAGACCAGGAGAGGTTTTTCTCTCTACTGATAGACGATGGAGAAGTTTCTAAGATCAAGGTAGAAAGGCGAGGTGCCACCAGATTAGTGGACAGCATCTTTAAAGGTAAGGTCAAAAAGCTGGTGAAAGGTATGGACGGTGTGTTCGTTGATATAGGACTTGAAAAAGAAGCCTATCTGCCCATCAAACAAAACTGTAAAAAAAATGGAGAGGAAATAAAACCCGTAAGGGTAGGGGAGGAAGTGCTGGTGCAGGTGGTGAGAGAACCCGTAGGAGAAAAGGGAGCAAAATTAACAAGCAGAATAAGGTTAGTGGGTAAATACCTTATATACTTGCCTAATGCTAACGATGTGAAGTTCTCTTCACGGCTTGAAGAGGAAGACAGAGAAAGGCTCAAAGCCATAGCCATTGAAGTACTTCCCAGATACGGATTTAGTTGCGGAGTAATATTCAGAAGACACGCATCAAAGGCAAGTGAAGAGGAAATAATAAAAGACATTGATAGCTTAAAAAGGTTGTGGCTTAAGATTCTCAAGAAGTTCTCAGCTCAGAAAAAGCCGGGATTACTCCTTGAAGAGTATCCTAATTATATAAAGATGATAAAAGATCACTGGTATGAACTTGGGGAGATGGTGGTAGATAACCCTTATGTGTGGAACGATATAGTATCCTTCCTTGAGGAGTTTGAACCATCTTTGGTAAAAAAGGTGGTGTATGTTAAGGATGTTAGTGCGTACATAAACAGGTATAGAATACACGATACTTTCAGGAAAATGCTCAGTAAGTATGTGTGGCTCAGAGGTGGAGGATACATAGTCATAGAAGAGACAGAAGCTATGACGGTCATTGATGTAAACAGCGGGGAGCCTTACGGAGAGTCTCACGAAGAGAATGCATTAAACACCAACTTGGAAGCAGCAAAAGAGATTGCCAAACATATAATGCTCAGAGATATAGGTGGTATAATTGTTATAGACTTTATTGATATGAAAAGGCAAGAAAACAGGGACCTGGTGATCAGAACATTGCAAGAGTCTTTTGGAGAGGAGGCGTGCAATGTGCAGATTTACGGTTTTACAAGGCTCGGACTTTTAGAAATGGCAAGGAAAAAGAGTGGTGAGAGTGTATCTTCTTTGCTTACCGAAAGCTGTCCGCTGTGTAAAGGGAGAGGAAAGGTGCGTGGCAAGAGCCTTTTAGCTTTTGAGCTTGAAAAGGACTTAAGGAGAGAATCTCATGGCGTTATTGACCTGCATGTAAATCCCCAGAGCGCGGATACCGTCAGAAGCGTCATAGAGAAAAACGGATTTAAGTATGTGAACATGGTTGAGGACGCAAATGTGGAATACAACGACTATGAGATACACTACAGGACCTAA
- a CDS encoding outer membrane protein assembly factor BamD, with amino-acid sequence MKRILFITLLALVFGCAKMTEEKRAKLAIEYYQEGMVAYANRDYSKAVERLKEALKYLENLTPQQIKDAKYVIAESYYMNKDYINAVVYFEDFLFYYPDVSESEKAYFMLVDSYMKVAPDPYRDQTYTLKAIDKVKDFLSKFPQSPYAERVRAIMEDAQRKLARHEYLIGRFYEDFGYYYSASLRYRDLLINYPEQVSDVEVSFRYIKSLLLVRLQAKRQEDKYRKWIEEAQKHLKDAKSEEDKRAIQRRIEFLEGEVQRWKKLAEESYEDGLKNMERYKSIYGENTYYRELKKYVKR; translated from the coding sequence ATGAAGAGGATTCTTTTTATAACCCTTTTGGCGCTTGTCTTTGGTTGTGCCAAGATGACGGAAGAAAAGAGGGCAAAGCTTGCAATAGAATACTATCAGGAGGGAATGGTGGCTTATGCCAACAGAGATTACTCAAAAGCTGTTGAGAGACTAAAGGAAGCCCTCAAGTACCTTGAAAATCTCACCCCTCAGCAGATAAAGGATGCCAAGTATGTTATAGCGGAGAGCTATTACATGAACAAGGATTACATAAATGCAGTAGTTTATTTTGAAGACTTTCTCTTTTATTACCCAGACGTGTCCGAATCAGAGAAGGCATACTTTATGCTGGTGGATAGCTATATGAAGGTAGCTCCCGACCCCTACAGAGACCAGACTTACACCCTCAAGGCTATAGATAAGGTAAAGGACTTTCTTAGTAAATTCCCTCAAAGTCCCTATGCGGAAAGGGTAAGAGCTATTATGGAAGATGCACAGAGGAAGCTTGCCAGACACGAATACCTGATAGGTAGATTTTACGAAGACTTTGGCTATTATTACTCTGCGTCATTAAGGTACAGAGACCTTCTCATAAATTACCCGGAGCAGGTATCAGATGTAGAGGTCTCTTTTAGGTACATAAAGTCTCTTCTGCTAGTTAGACTTCAGGCAAAAAGACAAGAAGACAAGTATAGGAAATGGATTGAAGAAGCTCAAAAACACCTCAAGGATGCCAAAAGCGAGGAAGACAAAAGGGCAATTCAGAGAAGGATAGAATTCCTTGAGGGAGAGGTCCAAAGGTGGAAAAAGCTAGCAGAGGAGAGCTACGAAGACGGGCTTAAAAACATGGAGAGGTATAAGAGTATATACGGTGAGAACACTTATTACAGGGAACTCAAAAAGTATGTGAAGAGATGA
- the rsfS gene encoding ribosome silencing factor: MTEKLKLIRELLESKKGEDIVILDVSNFTNIADYFVIVSANSSVHAKALADYIIEELKKHGLQPDHIEGLENAHWILIDYLDTIVHIFQKEWREYYDLEWLYGAARRVEV, encoded by the coding sequence ATGACGGAAAAGCTAAAGCTTATAAGGGAACTTCTTGAGAGTAAAAAGGGTGAGGATATAGTGATCCTTGATGTTTCTAACTTCACCAACATAGCAGATTACTTTGTGATAGTTTCCGCAAACTCCTCTGTTCATGCTAAAGCTCTTGCAGACTACATTATAGAAGAATTAAAAAAGCATGGCTTGCAGCCAGATCACATAGAAGGATTAGAAAACGCTCATTGGATACTCATAGATTACCTTGACACCATAGTGCATATATTCCAAAAAGAGTGGAGGGAATACTACGATTTGGAGTGGCTCTACGGAGCTGCAAGGAGGGTTGAGGTATGA
- a CDS encoding DUF1049 domain-containing protein, producing MNFLKVLFIVIFTVLFLIFVAQHAYYVKLNFLGITYEVPLFVLVLVSFAVGFLLPALYFLVKDIRQTAFTKSITRGISYLARGYPQKAEGELSKVSRRNEEIALILLKAIAERGEIYRGEEVDIKRDAGFVDAFLGLKLLRYRDYEKAKGYLLSALSKDSSNLLALKSLRNISFLEKDLEACIKHQESVLKLCEKWEKETQKRILSDILSYASESLPQQRKDLLEKALDLHRSFYSQAMWIKYMLEKEDVKEAKKQIEKAFTMGVHNQVLAILSQNEEHLTRIMDIIKEKEELINPDVLARIYIKLHLFTQLRPLMEKLSQPIKLMATAFESHREMDRSCGEMLQELYKPWVCSCGESYNNYLPMCEKCLTWGNITLRGV from the coding sequence ATGAACTTCCTTAAGGTGCTTTTTATAGTTATTTTTACCGTCCTGTTTCTTATCTTTGTTGCACAGCACGCTTATTATGTTAAGCTAAACTTCTTAGGCATCACATACGAGGTTCCCCTTTTTGTATTAGTGCTGGTATCTTTTGCAGTTGGCTTTCTGTTGCCAGCTCTGTACTTTTTGGTAAAAGACATAAGGCAAACTGCCTTTACCAAGAGTATAACAAGAGGCATATCTTACTTAGCTCGTGGCTATCCCCAAAAAGCGGAAGGAGAGCTATCTAAGGTATCAAGAAGGAATGAAGAAATAGCTCTGATCCTGCTAAAAGCCATTGCGGAAAGGGGGGAAATTTACAGAGGGGAAGAGGTGGATATCAAAAGAGACGCTGGCTTTGTAGATGCCTTCTTAGGCTTAAAGCTGCTAAGGTACAGAGATTACGAGAAGGCAAAGGGGTACTTGCTCTCCGCTCTCTCTAAGGATTCCTCCAACCTTTTGGCTCTGAAGAGTTTGAGGAACATAAGCTTTTTGGAAAAGGACTTAGAGGCTTGTATAAAACATCAGGAGAGTGTTTTGAAGCTATGTGAAAAGTGGGAAAAAGAAACCCAGAAAAGGATCCTATCGGACATACTTTCTTACGCATCCGAAAGCCTGCCCCAGCAGAGAAAGGACCTTTTAGAAAAAGCTTTGGATCTTCACAGATCTTTTTACTCTCAGGCTATGTGGATAAAGTATATGCTTGAGAAGGAGGATGTTAAGGAAGCTAAAAAGCAGATAGAGAAAGCCTTTACTATGGGAGTGCATAATCAGGTACTTGCGATTCTTTCTCAAAATGAAGAACACCTTACCAGGATAATGGACATAATAAAAGAGAAGGAAGAGCTTATAAACCCAGATGTGCTGGCAAGGATTTACATAAAGCTTCACCTCTTTACCCAGCTTAGACCTTTGATGGAGAAGCTGTCGCAGCCCATAAAGCTTATGGCTACTGCCTTTGAGTCTCACAGGGAGATGGATAGAAGTTGCGGTGAGATGCTCCAAGAGCTTTACAAACCTTGGGTGTGTTCCTGCGGTGAGAGTTATAATAATTACCTACCTATGTGTGAGAAGTGTCTCACATGGGGGAATATAACACTAAGGGGGGTATAG
- a CDS encoding GTP-binding protein produces the protein MLLDISKKVVKLKVVYYGPAQSGKTTNLEQLSKMEGLSLMKIDTHGERTLVFDFATKKVNMGGMEISFALYTVPGQDIYTDIRLTVMRGVDGLVFVADAQRERLKENAEFLKLLREDLKKVGKSYESIPMVIQYNKMDLPNALDFDTLEKEINSEGMTSLSASAIKGEGVLETFNLLTSKMLYKIKQMVG, from the coding sequence ATGCTACTGGACATAAGTAAAAAAGTCGTAAAACTAAAAGTGGTGTATTACGGTCCTGCACAGTCGGGCAAAACCACCAACCTTGAGCAGCTTTCCAAGATGGAAGGACTGAGCCTTATGAAGATAGACACTCACGGTGAAAGAACCCTTGTATTTGACTTTGCCACCAAGAAAGTGAATATGGGAGGTATGGAAATATCCTTTGCACTGTACACCGTACCAGGACAGGACATATACACGGACATAAGGCTCACCGTCATGAGAGGTGTGGACGGTTTAGTTTTTGTTGCGGATGCGCAGAGAGAAAGGCTTAAAGAAAACGCAGAGTTTTTGAAGCTTCTCAGAGAGGACCTTAAGAAAGTAGGAAAGAGTTACGAGAGCATCCCTATGGTTATACAATACAACAAGATGGACCTTCCCAATGCGCTTGATTTTGATACCTTGGAGAAGGAGATAAATTCCGAAGGTATGACTTCTCTGTCCGCATCAGCTATAAAGGGTGAAGGAGTGCTTGAAACCTTCAATCTGCTTACCAGTAAGATGCTTTACAAGATAAAGCAGATGGTGGGCTAA
- a CDS encoding response regulator transcription factor has protein sequence MKVLLVEDDTYVGEMIKEGLTYEGYHVVWVRDGFSAMREALEGDYHLILLDIMLPKFDGMKVLSRIREVKDIPVIMITAKSQVEDKVEGLSAGADDYITKPFSFKEVLARINAVLRRYKKEEEDIIKVGDLLINPRSYEVYYRGRSIKLTSREFKLLKVLAEHAGEVLSRERLFAKVWGSSYGENSNVVDVYIKNLRNKLEDRPPKLIHTVRGMGYMLKPQDVS, from the coding sequence ATGAAAGTGCTTCTCGTTGAAGATGACACTTATGTAGGAGAGATGATAAAGGAGGGGCTTACTTACGAAGGTTACCATGTGGTTTGGGTAAGGGATGGTTTTTCCGCCATGAGGGAAGCCTTAGAAGGCGACTACCATCTTATTCTTCTTGATATCATGCTGCCCAAGTTTGATGGCATGAAGGTACTAAGCAGGATAAGGGAGGTAAAGGATATTCCTGTTATTATGATCACCGCAAAGTCTCAGGTGGAAGATAAAGTGGAAGGACTTTCCGCAGGCGCGGATGATTACATAACCAAGCCTTTTTCCTTCAAGGAGGTGCTGGCAAGAATAAATGCAGTGCTAAGAAGGTATAAAAAAGAAGAGGAGGACATTATAAAAGTAGGTGATCTTCTGATAAACCCGAGGTCTTACGAGGTGTATTACAGAGGGCGCAGTATAAAACTGACCAGCAGGGAGTTTAAACTCCTCAAAGTGCTTGCAGAACATGCAGGAGAGGTCTTAAGCAGGGAAAGACTCTTTGCAAAGGTTTGGGGATCCTCTTACGGTGAAAATTCCAATGTGGTGGATGTTTACATAAAAAACCTAAGGAATAAGCTGGAGGATAGACCTCCAAAACTTATTCATACTGTCAGGGGAATGGGCTACATGTTAAAACCACAAGATGTCAGTTAA